In a genomic window of Halobiforma lacisalsi AJ5:
- a CDS encoding VOC family protein yields MDDTADTGRLGRLHHIELYASEFATTVDFWAWWLTELGYEPKDDWDGGRSWRNGPTYVVLVEADDERPPFDRRSPGLNHLAFHADTRQRVDRLTDGIRRRTDAQVLYEDQHPYAGGYYALYCEGPEGVKLEAVASDAKQRRE; encoded by the coding sequence ATGGACGATACCGCCGATACCGGACGGCTCGGACGGCTCCACCATATCGAACTGTACGCTTCCGAGTTCGCGACGACGGTCGACTTCTGGGCGTGGTGGCTCACCGAACTCGGGTACGAACCGAAAGACGACTGGGACGGCGGTAGGTCCTGGCGGAACGGCCCGACGTACGTGGTGCTCGTCGAGGCGGACGACGAGAGGCCCCCGTTCGACCGGCGGTCGCCCGGCCTGAATCACCTCGCGTTCCACGCCGATACCCGACAGCGGGTCGACCGCCTTACCGACGGCATCCGTCGCCGGACGGACGCGCAGGTGCTCTACGAGGACCAACACCCCTACGCAGGCGGCTACTACGCGCTCTACTGCGAAGGACCCGAAGGAGTCAAACTCGAGGCCGTCGCGTCCGACGCGAAGCAGCGGCGCGAGTAG
- a CDS encoding flippase, with product MSSSTRNRIVRGFKATLVSRAVYMLSSALLMFVLARILEPDGYGALYWAIGVLMVVQLLADLGIGKSTARYISEYREKDEGQIPHLLRSAVAYQLIVLAVVAYALLVFHDRIAVLLGDPEAAPFLAAGVLFIVANSVSGFSMMAFQGFNRLGYSAAVQAVSGATRLVFAVGFVLLGFGALGALFGYIVGYAMAGAFGVGVLYFKFYRTYEPAEEYEEGLSRRLAEYSVPLTATRSANVIDKRLDIVLVGVFLPSAAVGFYQLGKQVVDFVLAPSESLGFTISPNFGEQKANDQLEQARRIYEESLTHTMLVYIPAAAGLVLVADPFVTMVFPEYEGAVPVLQVLAGFVVLQAITNLTSDSLDYLGRARSRAIAKGVTAVTNFGLNLVLIPTIGVVGAALATVATHSVYVAVNLYIVHEELSLRLGRLARSIGTICAITLVMAIAVSLVTPLVSNLPMLVGAIALGAATWAVLAVASGLLDPTEVRAVIRSEGSH from the coding sequence ATGAGTTCGAGTACACGCAACCGGATCGTTCGCGGGTTCAAGGCGACGCTCGTCTCGAGGGCGGTCTACATGCTCTCGAGCGCGCTGTTGATGTTCGTCCTCGCGCGCATCCTCGAGCCCGACGGCTACGGGGCGTTGTACTGGGCGATCGGGGTTCTGATGGTCGTCCAGTTGCTCGCGGATCTCGGCATCGGGAAGTCCACCGCGCGGTACATTTCCGAATACCGCGAGAAAGACGAGGGACAGATCCCACACCTGCTACGGTCGGCCGTCGCGTATCAGCTGATCGTCCTCGCGGTAGTCGCGTACGCGCTGCTGGTCTTTCACGATCGGATCGCGGTCCTGCTCGGGGACCCGGAGGCGGCCCCGTTCCTGGCGGCCGGCGTCCTCTTCATCGTGGCAAACTCCGTTAGCGGCTTCTCGATGATGGCGTTCCAGGGGTTCAATCGCCTCGGGTACAGCGCCGCGGTGCAGGCAGTCAGCGGGGCGACGCGACTCGTCTTCGCCGTCGGCTTCGTCCTGCTTGGGTTTGGCGCGCTCGGTGCCTTGTTCGGCTACATCGTCGGCTACGCCATGGCCGGAGCGTTCGGGGTCGGCGTTCTCTACTTCAAGTTCTATCGGACCTACGAACCCGCCGAGGAGTACGAAGAGGGACTCTCCAGGCGACTGGCCGAATACAGCGTTCCGCTGACGGCAACCCGCAGCGCGAACGTCATCGACAAGCGCCTCGACATCGTTCTCGTCGGGGTCTTCCTCCCCTCGGCGGCCGTGGGGTTCTACCAGCTCGGGAAACAGGTCGTCGACTTCGTGCTCGCACCCTCGGAGTCGCTCGGGTTTACCATCTCGCCGAACTTCGGCGAACAGAAAGCGAACGACCAGCTCGAGCAGGCCCGCCGGATCTACGAGGAGTCGCTGACCCACACGATGCTGGTCTACATCCCCGCGGCCGCCGGACTCGTGCTGGTCGCCGACCCGTTCGTGACCATGGTCTTCCCGGAGTACGAGGGGGCCGTTCCCGTGCTGCAGGTCCTCGCGGGGTTCGTCGTCCTCCAGGCGATCACGAACCTGACCAGCGACAGCCTGGATTACCTCGGACGCGCCCGCTCCCGCGCGATCGCGAAGGGAGTCACCGCGGTCACCAACTTCGGACTGAACCTGGTGTTGATCCCGACGATCGGGGTCGTCGGCGCGGCGCTCGCGACGGTCGCGACCCACTCGGTGTACGTCGCGGTGAACCTCTACATCGTCCACGAGGAGCTTTCGCTCCGGCTCGGGCGGCTGGCACGATCGATCGGGACGATCTGTGCGATCACGCTCGTGATGGCCATCGCCGTCTCGCTCGTGACCCCGCTGGTCTCGAACCTTCCCATGCTGGTCGGCGCGATCGCGCTCGGGGCAGCCACGTGGGCCGTCCTCGCGGTGGCCAGCGGCCTGCTCGATCCTACCGAAGTCCGGGCCGTCATCCGGTCCGAGGGGAGCCACTGA
- a CDS encoding RimK family alpha-L-glutamate ligase codes for MIDDPVTVGVLSFHTSKETKAILNAVEELGHDTAWLRTENTSVSIVDGSVVLEPDVDVIANRMLLSNTEQPCEELGLANTFAQLVPMLNEPTTVLTAIHKLSTATALASQDVRTPNVTLALSSDTLNAARDRYGEEAVYKTAIGTHGGGTWKVGPDEPVNAQVGNRYAFLQELVDREDVRHRDLRVYVVDGEIVAAMYRYAPDNDWRTNVALGGSVEDATGDLPDEAAEMAVRSADAIGLDYAGVDLVEGDEGWFVLEVNPTAGFKGLYQATGVSPAPRIAKLAIERAGGDVDDERVDELSRVLDDSRPTAQPVQQTSTDTEPAVIGYIEEVVLSGTSGSSTVRAKSDTGATRTSIDTGLAADIGAGPIKSITRIRSGSSKTAKSRPVVDVVVGVGGNQHTVTASVEDRSHMDYPVLLGRDILENYRVDVSRRIDGGDDDTPEE; via the coding sequence ATGATCGACGATCCCGTCACTGTCGGCGTCCTGAGTTTTCACACGAGCAAAGAGACGAAAGCGATCCTCAACGCGGTGGAGGAACTGGGCCACGACACGGCGTGGCTTCGAACCGAGAACACGTCGGTTAGCATCGTCGACGGAAGCGTCGTCTTGGAGCCCGACGTCGACGTGATCGCGAACCGAATGCTGCTGTCGAACACCGAACAGCCCTGCGAAGAACTGGGACTGGCGAACACCTTCGCACAGCTCGTTCCGATGCTCAACGAGCCGACGACGGTACTCACCGCCATCCACAAGCTCTCGACGGCGACGGCGCTTGCGAGCCAGGACGTTCGCACGCCGAACGTGACGCTCGCGCTCAGCAGCGACACGCTGAACGCCGCCCGCGATCGGTACGGCGAGGAGGCGGTCTACAAGACCGCGATCGGCACCCACGGCGGCGGGACCTGGAAGGTCGGGCCGGACGAGCCGGTCAACGCCCAGGTCGGGAACCGCTACGCCTTCCTGCAGGAACTCGTCGACCGCGAGGACGTTCGCCACCGGGATCTCCGGGTCTACGTCGTCGACGGCGAGATCGTCGCCGCGATGTACCGGTACGCGCCGGACAACGACTGGCGGACGAACGTCGCACTCGGCGGCTCCGTCGAGGACGCGACCGGAGACCTGCCCGACGAGGCCGCGGAGATGGCGGTCCGGTCGGCCGACGCGATCGGCCTCGACTACGCGGGCGTCGACCTCGTCGAGGGCGACGAGGGGTGGTTCGTCCTCGAGGTCAACCCGACGGCCGGATTCAAGGGGCTCTACCAGGCGACGGGCGTCAGTCCCGCTCCCCGGATCGCGAAACTGGCGATCGAACGGGCGGGCGGCGACGTCGACGACGAGCGGGTCGACGAGCTATCGCGTGTGCTAGACGACTCGCGGCCGACGGCCCAGCCGGTGCAGCAGACGTCGACCGACACCGAACCCGCCGTCATCGGCTACATCGAAGAGGTCGTCCTCTCGGGTACCAGCGGGTCGTCGACGGTCCGTGCGAAGTCGGACACGGGGGCCACCCGGACGAGCATCGACACGGGCCTCGCCGCGGACATCGGTGCGGGACCGATCAAGTCGATCACCCGTATCAGGTCCGGGAGCAGCAAGACAGCGAAGAGCCGTCCCGTCGTCGACGTGGTCGTCGGCGTCGGCGGCAACCAGCACACCGTCACCGCGAGCGTCGAGGACCGGAGCCACATGGACTACCCCGTCCTGCTCGGCCGGGACATCCTCGAGAACTACCGGGTGGACGTGAGTCGGCGCATCGACGGTGGCGACGACGATACGCCGGAGGAGTAA
- a CDS encoding PRC-barrel domain-containing protein — MTTVLASTLSDTPVLGSDGTEIGTVHNVTMDVETGHLAHLLVSPATERSYGFARTEDGQLRVPAGRMVDVGDYVVIDRSVE; from the coding sequence ATGACGACGGTCCTCGCTTCGACGCTCTCCGATACCCCAGTGCTCGGCTCCGACGGAACCGAGATCGGGACGGTCCACAACGTGACGATGGACGTCGAAACTGGCCACCTGGCGCACCTCCTCGTCTCGCCGGCGACAGAGCGGAGCTACGGGTTCGCTCGGACGGAGGATGGGCAGCTCCGGGTTCCTGCGGGCCGGATGGTAGACGTCGGCGACTACGTGGTGATCGATCGTTCCGTCGAGTAA
- the katG gene encoding catalase/peroxidase HPI translates to MIGSDQDWWPNQLDLEILDQNAEQVDPRGEDFDYAEEFEKLDLEEVKADIEDVLTTSREWWPADYGHYGPLMIRMAWHSAGTYRTVDGRGGADGGRQRFPPLNSWPDNANLDKARRLLWPVKQKYGRKLSWADLMILAGNVALESMGFETFGFAGGREDEFKPDKSVYWGPENKMEESDRFSDEGELEEPLGATVMGLIYVNPEGPDGKPDPEASAERIRESFGRMAMNDEETAALIAGGHTFGKVHGADDPDEHVGPEPEAAPIEQQGFGWENEYGEGKGPDTITSGIEGPWNTTPTQWDTSYIDNLLDYEWEPEKGPGGAWQWTTKSGELDEAAPGVDDPSEREDVMMLTTDVALKRDPDYREILERFQENPMEFGMAFAKAWYKLTHRDMGPPERFLGPEVPDEEMLWQDPLPDADYDLIGDEEVAELKEEILASDLSVSQLVKTAWAAASTYRDSDKRGGANGARIRLEPQRSWEVNEPDELETVLSTYEEIQEEFNASRSDDVRVSLADLIVLGGNAAVEQAAADAGYDVEVPFEPGRTDATQEQTDVDSFEALKPDADGFRNYASDELDYPAEEALVNRADLLDLTADEMTVLVGGLRTLGATYQDTDLGVFTDEPETLTNDFFETVLDLDYEWEQVSEGEEVYELVDRETGEVEWRGSRVDLIFGSHARLRAIAEAYAAEDGEAQFVEDFVDAWSHVMQADRFDLD, encoded by the coding sequence ATGATAGGCTCTGATCAAGACTGGTGGCCGAACCAGTTGGACCTGGAGATTCTCGACCAGAACGCCGAACAGGTCGATCCGCGGGGCGAGGATTTCGACTACGCCGAGGAGTTCGAAAAACTCGACCTCGAGGAAGTAAAAGCAGACATCGAAGACGTCCTGACGACGTCCCGCGAGTGGTGGCCGGCGGACTACGGTCACTACGGCCCGCTGATGATCCGGATGGCGTGGCACAGCGCCGGCACGTACCGCACCGTCGACGGCCGCGGTGGCGCCGACGGCGGTCGACAGCGCTTTCCCCCGCTCAACAGCTGGCCCGACAACGCGAACCTCGACAAGGCCCGACGCCTGCTCTGGCCCGTCAAGCAGAAGTACGGCCGCAAACTCTCGTGGGCCGACCTGATGATCCTGGCCGGGAACGTCGCCCTCGAGTCGATGGGCTTCGAGACGTTCGGCTTCGCGGGCGGACGCGAGGACGAGTTCAAGCCCGACAAGTCCGTCTACTGGGGCCCCGAGAACAAGATGGAGGAGTCCGACCGGTTCAGCGACGAGGGTGAACTCGAGGAACCCCTGGGCGCCACCGTCATGGGTCTCATTTACGTGAACCCGGAGGGCCCGGACGGCAAACCTGACCCGGAGGCCTCCGCCGAGCGGATCCGGGAGTCGTTCGGCCGTATGGCCATGAACGACGAGGAGACGGCCGCGCTCATCGCCGGCGGCCACACCTTCGGGAAGGTCCACGGTGCCGACGACCCCGACGAACACGTCGGCCCCGAACCCGAAGCGGCCCCCATCGAACAGCAGGGCTTCGGCTGGGAGAACGAGTACGGCGAGGGCAAGGGTCCCGACACGATCACCAGCGGGATAGAGGGGCCGTGGAACACCACGCCGACCCAGTGGGACACGAGCTACATCGACAACCTGCTCGACTACGAGTGGGAGCCCGAGAAAGGTCCCGGCGGCGCGTGGCAGTGGACCACCAAGAGCGGCGAACTCGACGAGGCCGCGCCGGGCGTCGACGACCCCTCCGAGCGGGAGGACGTCATGATGCTGACGACGGACGTCGCCCTGAAGCGCGACCCCGACTACCGGGAGATCCTCGAGCGCTTCCAGGAGAACCCCATGGAGTTCGGAATGGCCTTCGCGAAGGCCTGGTACAAGCTGACCCACCGTGACATGGGTCCGCCGGAGCGGTTCCTCGGTCCGGAGGTCCCCGACGAGGAGATGCTCTGGCAGGACCCGCTCCCCGACGCCGACTACGACCTGATCGGGGACGAGGAGGTCGCCGAACTCAAAGAGGAGATCCTCGCGTCCGATCTCTCGGTCTCCCAGCTGGTCAAGACTGCCTGGGCGGCGGCGTCGACCTACCGCGACAGCGACAAGCGCGGCGGCGCCAACGGTGCCCGCATCCGCCTCGAACCCCAGCGTAGCTGGGAAGTCAACGAACCCGACGAACTCGAGACGGTCCTGTCGACCTACGAGGAGATCCAGGAGGAGTTCAACGCCTCTCGATCGGACGACGTGCGCGTCTCGCTCGCGGACCTGATCGTCCTGGGCGGCAACGCGGCCGTCGAGCAGGCCGCGGCGGACGCCGGCTACGACGTCGAGGTACCGTTCGAACCGGGCCGTACCGACGCGACGCAGGAACAGACCGACGTCGACTCGTTCGAGGCGCTCAAACCCGACGCGGACGGGTTCCGTAACTACGCCTCGGACGAACTCGACTACCCGGCCGAGGAGGCCCTAGTCAACAGGGCCGACCTGCTCGACCTGACGGCCGACGAGATGACGGTGCTGGTCGGCGGTCTGCGCACGCTGGGCGCGACCTACCAGGACACGGACCTTGGTGTCTTCACGGACGAGCCCGAGACGCTCACCAACGACTTCTTCGAGACCGTCCTCGACTTGGACTACGAGTGGGAACAGGTCTCGGAGGGCGAGGAAGTCTACGAACTGGTCGACCGCGAGACCGGCGAGGTCGAGTGGCGAGGCAGCCGCGTGGATCTGATCTTCGGTTCGCACGCCCGGCTCCGCGCCATCGCGGAAGCCTACGCGGCCGAAGACGGCGAAGCACAGTTCGTCGAGGACTTCGTCGACGCGTGGAGCCACGTGATGCAGGCCGACCGCTTCGACCTCGATTGA
- a CDS encoding calcium-binding protein: MKKGTLAATALAVGAGASTSTAAAQEDDGDGDGEVVITGRDYYPDVDADVLAELQTSNRDSVLENFEEAFDPVDDWDVYIVQFDIGAGTVLGHLIVDEDEAEVSEGDTVTLASDASFRDAEANLLEVDVSLGGGETEDEEEPAEEEEQAEEEEQAEEEEPAEEEEPAEEEEQAEEEPPEEEQPEEEEEEDDDDGIFG, translated from the coding sequence ATGAAAAAAGGGACACTGGCGGCGACCGCGCTCGCGGTCGGTGCCGGGGCCAGCACGAGCACGGCGGCCGCCCAGGAAGACGACGGTGACGGCGACGGGGAGGTCGTCATCACCGGGAGGGACTACTACCCGGACGTCGACGCCGACGTTCTCGCCGAGTTGCAGACCTCCAATCGGGATAGCGTTCTGGAGAACTTCGAGGAAGCGTTCGATCCCGTCGACGACTGGGACGTCTACATCGTCCAGTTCGACATCGGCGCGGGGACCGTGCTGGGGCATCTCATCGTCGACGAAGACGAGGCCGAGGTCAGCGAAGGGGATACGGTGACGCTGGCCAGCGACGCCTCCTTCCGCGACGCAGAGGCGAACCTGCTCGAGGTCGACGTCAGCCTTGGGGGAGGAGAGACCGAAGACGAGGAGGAACCGGCCGAAGAGGAGGAACAGGCTGAAGAGGAGGAACAGGCTGAAGAGGAGGAACCGGCCGAAGAGGAGGAACCGGCCGAAGAGGAGGAACAGGCTGAGGAAGAACCACCCGAAGAAGAGCAGCCCGAAGAAGAGGAGGAAGAAGACGACGACGACGGCATATTCGGATAG
- a CDS encoding DNA-3-methyladenine glycosylase family protein gives MFEEAHPVLREDPVMADLLDRHDPYVEPDWTEYERLCISIINQQLSTASAMAVRERVFDVLDDEITPDRVLAADDGALRDAGLSRSKIEYMRNAARAFQERDYTRAGLADHDNDEVIDRLTEIKGVGEWTARMYLLFVLERPDVLPLGDLAVRRGIEQLYANGEDLTRGEMREIAEAWRPYRSVATRYIWAEYESDS, from the coding sequence ATGTTCGAAGAGGCTCACCCCGTTCTTCGCGAGGATCCCGTTATGGCGGATCTCCTCGACCGTCACGACCCGTACGTCGAACCCGACTGGACCGAGTACGAACGGCTCTGTATCTCGATCATCAACCAACAGCTCTCGACGGCAAGTGCCATGGCCGTCCGCGAGCGGGTGTTCGACGTCCTGGACGACGAGATCACGCCCGATCGAGTCCTCGCCGCCGACGACGGGGCGCTGCGTGACGCGGGACTCTCTCGCAGCAAGATCGAGTACATGCGAAACGCCGCCCGCGCGTTCCAGGAGCGGGACTACACGCGGGCCGGACTCGCCGACCACGACAACGACGAGGTGATCGACCGTCTCACCGAAATCAAGGGTGTCGGCGAGTGGACCGCGCGGATGTACCTCCTGTTCGTCCTCGAGCGGCCCGACGTGCTTCCGCTGGGCGATCTCGCGGTTCGGCGGGGCATCGAGCAGTTGTACGCAAACGGGGAGGACCTGACCCGCGGGGAAATGCGCGAGATCGCCGAGGCGTGGCGTCCGTATCGCAGCGTCGCGACGCGATACATCTGGGCGGAGTACGAGTCCGACTCGTGA